One segment of Variovorax sp. PAMC28562 DNA contains the following:
- a CDS encoding ABC transporter ATP-binding protein, with product MKALSRIALPTGEPLLEVDNLRTHFDTLTGPARSVDGVSYTVRAGQTLGVVGESGCGKSVTALSIMRLLATPPARISGSVRLRGIDLLKLTESEMRQIRGNRISMIFQEPMTSLNPVLTIGRQIAETVQVHQKANRSEALARAVEMLRVVQIPEPERRVHEYPHQLSGGMRQRVMIALALACNPEVLIADEPTTALDVTIQAQILDLIRRLQKELGMGVVMITHDLGVVAESCDRVVVMYAGSTVEEADVIDLFERPLHPYTRALMASMPSMNTHSARLTEIPGLVPSPQSPRRGCAFAPRCTYANARCVAEVPGLTNQSDPDQPGERHTAACFAVEEGRIGHEEGAIA from the coding sequence ATGAAAGCCCTGTCCCGCATCGCATTGCCCACCGGCGAGCCATTGCTCGAGGTCGACAACCTGCGCACCCACTTCGACACGCTCACCGGCCCGGCCCGCTCGGTCGACGGCGTCTCGTACACCGTGCGCGCCGGCCAGACGCTGGGCGTGGTCGGCGAATCCGGCTGCGGCAAGAGCGTGACTGCGCTGTCGATCATGCGGCTGCTGGCCACACCACCCGCGCGCATCAGCGGCTCGGTGCGGCTGCGTGGCATCGACCTGCTGAAGCTGACCGAAAGCGAAATGCGGCAGATACGCGGCAACCGCATCTCGATGATCTTCCAGGAGCCGATGACCTCGCTCAACCCGGTGCTGACCATCGGTCGGCAGATCGCCGAGACGGTGCAGGTGCACCAGAAGGCGAACCGATCCGAAGCCTTGGCGCGCGCGGTCGAGATGCTGCGCGTCGTACAGATTCCGGAGCCGGAGCGGCGGGTTCATGAGTACCCGCATCAACTCTCCGGCGGCATGCGACAGCGCGTGATGATCGCGCTCGCCCTGGCCTGCAACCCCGAGGTGCTGATCGCCGACGAGCCGACCACCGCGCTCGACGTGACGATCCAGGCGCAGATCCTCGACCTGATCCGCCGGCTGCAAAAGGAACTCGGCATGGGCGTCGTGATGATCACGCACGACCTGGGCGTGGTGGCCGAGAGCTGCGACCGCGTGGTCGTCATGTACGCCGGCAGCACGGTCGAGGAGGCCGACGTGATCGACCTGTTCGAGCGGCCACTGCATCCGTACACACGCGCGCTGATGGCATCGATGCCTTCGATGAACACGCACAGCGCGCGGCTGACCGAGATCCCGGGACTGGTGCCGTCACCGCAATCGCCGCGTCGTGGCTGTGCCTTTGCGCCGCGCTGTACGTATGCCAATGCGCGCTGCGTGGCAGAAGTGCCGGGCCTGACGAATCAGAGCGATCCCGACCAACCCGGCGAGCGTCACACGGCTGCCTGCTTCGCGGTCGAGGAAGGCCGCATCGGCCATGAAGAAGGTGCCATCGCATGA
- a CDS encoding ABC transporter permease, which translates to MGYILRRLLATLPVMAVVAVVVFLLIHLSPGDPAALIAGDLATVEDIEKLRTALGLDQPLWQQFALWLGRLATGDLGISIFTQVPVTQLLAQRLEPTASIAALTMLLTLLIAVPLGTLAAYRAGSWIDRLVMLFAVLAFSVPVFMIGYLLVYVFAIQLPWFPVQGYSRIADGVGPWLRSLVLPCVNLALVYIALVTRMTRATVLEVLHEDYIRTARAKGLGVLPVLGHALRNAAIPIATTIGVGIALLIGGVVVTETVFAIPGVGRLVIDSVQRHDYPVIQSVLLISAGVYVLINLLIDLSYRLFDPRIQY; encoded by the coding sequence ATGGGCTACATCCTTCGCCGCCTGCTCGCCACGCTGCCCGTGATGGCGGTGGTCGCCGTCGTGGTGTTCCTGCTGATTCACCTGTCGCCCGGCGACCCGGCGGCGCTCATCGCCGGCGACCTGGCGACAGTCGAGGACATCGAAAAGCTGCGCACGGCCCTCGGCCTGGACCAGCCGCTGTGGCAGCAGTTCGCGCTGTGGCTGGGCCGGCTCGCAACCGGCGACCTCGGCATCTCGATCTTTACGCAGGTGCCGGTGACCCAACTGCTCGCACAGCGGCTGGAGCCGACCGCTTCCATCGCGGCACTCACCATGCTGCTCACCTTGCTCATCGCCGTGCCGCTCGGCACGCTGGCGGCCTACCGCGCCGGCAGCTGGATCGATCGGCTGGTCATGCTCTTCGCGGTGCTGGCCTTCTCGGTGCCGGTCTTCATGATCGGCTATCTGCTGGTCTACGTCTTCGCGATCCAGTTGCCGTGGTTCCCGGTTCAGGGCTACTCGCGCATCGCGGACGGCGTCGGCCCGTGGCTGCGCAGCCTTGTGCTGCCTTGCGTGAACCTCGCGCTGGTCTACATCGCGCTCGTCACCCGCATGACGCGCGCGACCGTGCTCGAAGTGCTGCATGAGGACTACATCCGAACCGCGCGCGCCAAAGGTCTCGGTGTGCTGCCGGTGCTGGGGCATGCGCTGCGCAATGCAGCGATCCCGATCGCCACCACCATCGGCGTTGGCATCGCGTTGCTGATCGGCGGCGTGGTCGTCACCGAGACGGTGTTCGCCATTCCCGGCGTCGGGCGACTCGTCATCGATTCCGTGCAGCGCCACGATTACCCGGTGATCCAGAGCGTGTTGCTCATTTCGGCCGGTGTGTACGTGCTGATCAACCTGCTGATCGACCTGAGCTACCGCCTGTTCGACCCGCGCATCCAGTACTGA
- a CDS encoding ABC transporter ATP-binding protein produces the protein MNAAVLDSRAPLAEASTTLLKVANLKKHYAAPKRWLTKQQSPVQAVDGVSFTVARGETLSLVGESGCGKTTTAKSVMRLIEPTSGSVQLDGEELTTLSPENMRLRRRDVQIIFQDPYASLSPRLAAGEIVGEPLRNFGMSRAERHERVTWLFGKVGLRPESVTRFPHEFSGGQRQRLGIARALALNPKLIVCDEPVSALDVSVQAQVVNLLMDLQAEFGIAYLFVAHDLAVVRHISHRVAVMYLGRIVEVADRDTLFSAPRHPYTEILLSAVPVPNPRTPAKRMLLQGDPPSPANPPSGCRFHTRCPMAKDICKQQDPTLSERDSASTGGHWVACHFR, from the coding sequence ATGAACGCGGCTGTCCTAGATTCAAGGGCGCCTCTCGCAGAGGCTTCGACGACCTTGCTCAAGGTCGCAAACCTGAAGAAGCATTACGCCGCACCCAAACGCTGGTTGACGAAGCAGCAGTCGCCGGTGCAAGCGGTCGATGGCGTCTCCTTTACCGTGGCGCGCGGCGAGACGCTGTCGCTGGTGGGCGAGTCGGGCTGCGGCAAAACGACCACAGCCAAGTCGGTGATGCGATTGATCGAACCGACCTCCGGCTCCGTGCAGCTCGACGGCGAAGAGCTGACGACGCTGAGCCCCGAAAACATGCGGCTGCGCCGGCGCGATGTGCAGATCATTTTTCAGGACCCTTATGCGTCGCTGAGTCCGCGGCTGGCGGCCGGCGAAATCGTGGGTGAGCCGCTGCGCAACTTCGGCATGTCACGTGCGGAGCGGCACGAGCGCGTGACCTGGTTGTTCGGCAAGGTGGGGCTGCGACCCGAATCCGTCACTCGATTCCCGCACGAGTTCTCGGGCGGCCAAAGGCAACGCCTGGGCATCGCGCGGGCGCTGGCGCTCAACCCAAAGCTGATCGTCTGCGACGAGCCCGTGTCGGCGCTCGACGTGTCGGTGCAGGCGCAAGTGGTGAACCTGCTCATGGACCTGCAGGCCGAGTTCGGCATCGCCTATCTCTTCGTCGCGCACGACCTGGCTGTCGTGCGCCACATCAGTCATCGGGTGGCGGTGATGTACCTCGGACGCATCGTCGAAGTGGCCGATCGCGACACGCTGTTTTCGGCACCCCGGCATCCGTACACCGAGATCTTGTTGTCGGCGGTGCCGGTGCCGAACCCGCGCACGCCGGCCAAGCGGATGCTGCTGCAGGGGGATCCGCCAAGCCCGGCGAACCCGCCTTCGGGCTGCCGCTTTCATACGCGTTGCCCGATGGCCAAGGACATCTGCAAGCAGCAGGACCCGACGTTGAGCGAGCGCGATTCCGCTTCGACCGGCGGGCACTGGGTGGCTTGCCATTTCCGCTAG
- a CDS encoding DUF4124 domain-containing protein has product MRHLFVFALCLNVGALAGGAAHAQVIRCVDGGGNVSYTDQKCPAHTRSAEQVMGPEATDPRLAPPERPPSSSVPPSATRTPQSPTADRFAEERAEAQRRALERQRRAAEYADDSAGTPYPYPYAYPDSRYRQPGPPQDMRPQLRSCDAGGCNDTLGNRYNPNGKLQSYQGLNGQRCQPVGTTVVCR; this is encoded by the coding sequence ATGCGACACCTCTTCGTCTTCGCGCTTTGTCTCAACGTCGGCGCCCTGGCAGGCGGAGCGGCACACGCCCAGGTCATTCGTTGCGTCGATGGTGGCGGCAACGTGAGCTACACCGATCAGAAGTGTCCGGCCCATACGCGCAGCGCAGAACAGGTGATGGGCCCCGAGGCCACCGACCCGCGGCTGGCTCCGCCGGAGCGGCCGCCGTCATCGTCCGTGCCGCCATCGGCAACGCGAACGCCGCAATCGCCAACGGCCGATCGCTTCGCCGAAGAACGTGCCGAAGCACAGCGACGCGCGCTGGAACGCCAACGTCGTGCCGCTGAATACGCGGACGACAGCGCGGGCACGCCATATCCATACCCTTACGCGTATCCCGACAGCAGGTACCGCCAACCCGGCCCGCCGCAAGACATGCGACCGCAACTCCGCTCGTGCGATGCCGGCGGCTGCAACGACACGCTCGGCAATCGCTACAACCCGAACGGCAAACTGCAGAGCTATCAAGGTCTCAACGGCCAGAGGTGCCAGCCTGTCGGCACGACGGTCGTCTGCCGATGA
- a CDS encoding N-acyl-D-amino-acid deacylase family protein, whose protein sequence is MTPAPSHYDLLIHGGTVIDGTKAPRFIADIGVIDGHIAAIGKLDGCTADRTLDATGRIVAPGFIDSHTHDDQAVLSQAAMPFKVSQGVTTVVAGNCGISAAPLRADMELPMPLSLIDSPAEGRFTTFKAYLDALRATPSSVNVAAMIGHSTLRALTMGDLDRPANEAEIAAMQAHVEEAMQAGAIGLSTGTFYPPAVKATTEEIIEVSRPLSKRSAVYVTHMRDEGDRVMEALEETFAIGRALDIPVVISHHKVMNAQNFGRSKVTLPFIKETMKHQCVSLDCYPYTAGSTMIRTDRGMLEGRVLIASSEPHPECAGRDLADIAKEWGVPNDEAARKLQPGSAIYFMMDEDDVQRVMAFDETMIGSDGIPLGDKPHPRLWGTFPRVLGHYSRDIGLFPLETAVWKMTGLTARNFGLHGRGTLKVGQHADIVIFDAATIRDAANYETPTKPAEGIDAVIVNGTITWHHGVHSGARSGQVITRRDKATAEAS, encoded by the coding sequence ATGACGCCAGCGCCAAGCCATTACGACCTGCTCATCCACGGCGGCACCGTCATCGACGGCACCAAGGCGCCTCGTTTCATCGCCGATATCGGCGTGATCGACGGTCACATCGCAGCCATCGGCAAGCTCGACGGTTGCACGGCAGACCGCACGCTCGACGCGACCGGCCGCATCGTGGCGCCGGGCTTCATCGACTCGCACACGCACGACGACCAGGCTGTGCTGTCGCAAGCGGCCATGCCCTTCAAGGTGTCGCAAGGCGTGACCACGGTGGTGGCCGGCAACTGCGGCATCAGCGCCGCACCGCTGCGCGCCGACATGGAACTGCCGATGCCGCTGAGCCTCATCGACTCGCCAGCCGAAGGTCGCTTCACGACGTTCAAGGCGTACCTGGATGCGTTGCGCGCGACGCCGTCGTCAGTGAACGTGGCGGCGATGATCGGCCACTCGACCTTGCGCGCGTTGACCATGGGCGACCTGGATCGGCCAGCCAACGAAGCGGAAATCGCGGCCATGCAGGCACATGTCGAAGAGGCGATGCAGGCGGGTGCAATCGGCCTTTCGACCGGGACGTTCTATCCACCAGCGGTAAAGGCCACGACCGAAGAAATCATCGAGGTGAGCCGTCCGCTGAGCAAGCGCAGTGCGGTCTACGTGACCCACATGCGCGACGAGGGCGACCGCGTCATGGAAGCGCTGGAAGAGACGTTCGCGATCGGCCGTGCGCTCGATATACCGGTGGTCATCTCGCATCACAAGGTAATGAACGCGCAGAACTTTGGCCGCAGCAAGGTGACGCTGCCCTTCATCAAGGAGACCATGAAGCACCAGTGCGTGTCGCTCGACTGCTACCCATACACGGCAGGCTCGACCATGATCCGCACCGACCGCGGCATGCTCGAAGGCCGTGTGCTCATCGCCAGCAGCGAGCCGCACCCCGAGTGCGCCGGCCGCGACCTGGCGGACATCGCCAAGGAATGGGGCGTGCCCAACGACGAGGCAGCCCGCAAGCTGCAGCCCGGCAGCGCGATCTATTTCATGATGGACGAAGACGATGTGCAGCGCGTGATGGCGTTCGACGAAACGATGATCGGCTCTGACGGCATTCCGCTGGGCGACAAGCCGCATCCGCGCTTGTGGGGCACCTTCCCGCGGGTGCTAGGCCACTACAGCCGCGACATCGGTTTGTTCCCGCTGGAGACCGCGGTGTGGAAGATGACCGGGCTCACTGCGCGCAACTTTGGCCTGCACGGCCGCGGCACGCTGAAGGTCGGGCAGCACGCCGACATCGTGATTTTCGATGCGGCGACCATTCGCGATGCGGCGAATTACGAGACACCGACGAAGCCGGCGGAAGGCATCGATGCCGTGATCGTCAACGGCACCATCACCTGGCATCACGGCGTTCACAGCGGTGCACGCAGCGGCCAGGTGATTACGCGCCGGGACAAGGCGACGGCGGAAGCGTCGTAA
- a CDS encoding flavin-containing monooxygenase, which yields MADEFVDVLIVGAGISGISAAYHLQQYCPDRSFAIVEARASIGGTWDLFRYPGVRSDSDMHTLGFSFRPWTDAKAIAQGPAILDYLRDTMREHGIDRKVRFGHKVLRAEWSSSKSEWRVEVGRAPGGNALSIRCGFLFMCSGYYDYAEGYRPDFPGEARFNGRIVHPQHWPTDLDYAGKRVVVIGSGATAVTLVPAMADKAAHVTMLQRSPTWMAARPSVDALDVRLRRYLPQRVALGIARWKNVLLSQFVVALCKHRPQRMRKLLLGGVHRALGPGVDIATHFTPRYNPWEQRLCLVPDGDFFNAIKSGRASVVTDRIASFTETGVRLASGTSLDADIIVMATGLKLAVLGNTALYLDGQRVEPSRSFNYKGLMFTGVPNMANTFGYTNASWTLKADLTARYVCRLLNHMRKTGARQCVVPALAPDAPLRPWTNFSSSYFERAAGQLPRQGVTRPFKLIQNYLIDRVAMRFGAVDDGVMRFTQFTPRTN from the coding sequence ATGGCGGATGAATTTGTTGACGTATTGATCGTTGGCGCCGGCATTTCCGGCATCAGCGCGGCGTATCACCTGCAGCAGTACTGCCCCGACCGAAGCTTTGCCATCGTGGAGGCACGCGCTTCTATCGGCGGTACTTGGGACCTGTTTCGCTATCCCGGCGTGCGCTCCGATTCCGACATGCACACGCTCGGCTTCTCGTTCCGTCCCTGGACAGATGCCAAAGCCATAGCGCAAGGGCCGGCCATCCTCGACTATCTGCGCGACACCATGCGCGAGCACGGCATCGACCGCAAGGTGCGCTTCGGTCACAAGGTGCTGCGCGCGGAATGGTCCTCTTCCAAGTCGGAGTGGCGTGTGGAAGTCGGCCGCGCTCCAGGTGGCAACGCGTTGTCCATTCGCTGCGGCTTCCTCTTCATGTGCAGTGGCTACTACGATTACGCAGAAGGTTATCGGCCCGACTTCCCCGGTGAGGCCCGCTTCAATGGGCGGATCGTGCATCCGCAGCACTGGCCGACCGATCTGGACTACGCGGGCAAGCGCGTGGTGGTGATCGGCAGTGGCGCCACCGCCGTGACGCTGGTGCCGGCCATGGCTGACAAGGCAGCGCACGTGACGATGCTGCAGCGCTCGCCGACCTGGATGGCGGCGCGGCCGTCGGTCGACGCACTGGACGTCCGGTTGCGGCGCTACCTGCCGCAGCGTGTGGCGCTCGGCATCGCGCGCTGGAAGAACGTGCTTTTGAGCCAGTTCGTGGTCGCCCTCTGCAAGCACCGTCCGCAGCGCATGCGCAAGCTGTTGCTCGGTGGGGTGCACCGGGCGCTCGGGCCGGGCGTCGACATCGCCACCCACTTCACGCCGCGCTACAACCCTTGGGAGCAGCGCCTGTGCCTCGTGCCCGATGGCGATTTTTTCAATGCGATCAAGTCCGGGCGAGCGTCTGTGGTGACAGACCGCATCGCGTCCTTCACCGAGACCGGTGTGCGGCTCGCGTCGGGCACCTCGCTCGATGCCGACATCATCGTGATGGCCACCGGATTGAAGCTGGCGGTGCTGGGCAACACCGCCTTGTATCTGGACGGCCAGCGCGTGGAGCCCTCTCGCAGCTTCAACTACAAGGGCCTGATGTTCACCGGCGTCCCCAATATGGCCAACACTTTCGGCTACACCAACGCGTCGTGGACGCTCAAGGCGGACCTCACCGCGCGCTACGTTTGCCGGTTGCTCAATCACATGCGAAAGACTGGCGCGCGACAGTGCGTGGTTCCCGCGTTGGCTCCCGACGCGCCCCTGCGTCCATGGACCAATTTCTCTTCAAGCTACTTTGAGCGTGCCGCTGGTCAGTTGCCCAGGCAGGGCGTTACCCGACCATTCAAGCTGATCCAAAACTACCTGATCGACAGGGTGGCGATGCGGTTCGGTGCCGTCGACGATGGCGTGATGCGATTCACGCAATTCACGCCGCGCACTAACTGA
- a CDS encoding ABC transporter substrate-binding protein codes for MKRRTLATLAAWGSLGLSLALAGLPAQAQTKTLKVVAHADVKILDPTFTTAYISRNFGYMVYDTLFAQDATGKPQPQMVDKYAMSKDGKQWSFSLRPGLKFSDGSPVTSADVVASLQRWGARDSLGRAMGAVGAEWKAVDANNFSLTLKEPFGMVLDALAKPSGFPPVILPERLAKMPATSPLTEVLGSGPFIFKRDEWVPGNKAVFVRNPNYVARSEPPSGLAGSKKSNFDRVEWLYLPDANSAIAALKNGEVDIVEQVPPDYITPLRTDKNVKIGAGGSYQGFLVLNHTYPPFNNPKARQALAMAVNQEKFTAAMGYPLDMRVTYCATYFICGGPNETSAGAEPYRKTDLAKAKQLLAESGYKGEKVVLLVPTDVTYLNAEALMAAQTMRNMGMNVDMQNMDWASIGARRAKKDAPDAGGWNMYVTVAGEFDVNSPITNAYLGAACGNSLPGWPCDKELDELRTAWIRETVPAKRKELLDAFQKRAYETIPYVNAGQYSAAFAARSNIKGIDKLWSGMPAFWVLDK; via the coding sequence ATGAAACGACGCACGCTTGCAACCCTCGCTGCATGGGGCAGCCTGGGCCTCTCTCTGGCGCTTGCCGGCCTGCCCGCACAGGCGCAGACCAAGACATTGAAAGTCGTCGCGCATGCCGACGTGAAGATCCTCGACCCGACCTTCACCACCGCCTACATCTCGCGCAACTTCGGCTACATGGTCTACGACACGCTCTTCGCGCAAGACGCTACCGGCAAGCCGCAGCCGCAGATGGTCGACAAGTACGCCATGTCGAAAGACGGCAAGCAGTGGAGCTTCTCGCTGCGGCCCGGATTGAAGTTCTCCGACGGCAGCCCGGTGACCTCGGCCGACGTGGTCGCATCGCTGCAGCGCTGGGGTGCGCGCGACAGCCTGGGCCGTGCCATGGGCGCGGTCGGTGCCGAGTGGAAGGCTGTCGACGCCAACAACTTTTCGCTGACGCTCAAGGAGCCTTTCGGCATGGTGCTCGATGCGCTGGCCAAGCCATCGGGATTTCCGCCGGTGATCCTGCCGGAGCGTCTCGCCAAGATGCCGGCGACCTCGCCATTGACCGAAGTGCTCGGCTCCGGCCCCTTCATCTTCAAGCGCGACGAGTGGGTGCCCGGCAACAAGGCGGTGTTCGTGCGCAACCCCAACTACGTCGCGCGCAGCGAACCACCGAGCGGCCTCGCCGGCAGCAAGAAGAGCAACTTCGATCGCGTCGAGTGGCTCTATCTGCCCGACGCCAACAGCGCCATCGCGGCGCTGAAGAACGGCGAAGTCGATATCGTCGAGCAGGTACCGCCGGACTACATCACACCGTTGCGCACCGACAAGAACGTGAAGATCGGCGCCGGCGGTTCTTACCAGGGCTTTCTGGTGCTTAACCACACGTACCCGCCCTTCAATAATCCGAAGGCACGGCAGGCACTCGCGATGGCGGTCAACCAGGAAAAGTTCACCGCGGCGATGGGCTACCCGCTCGACATGCGCGTGACCTACTGCGCGACGTATTTCATCTGCGGTGGTCCCAACGAAACCTCTGCCGGCGCGGAGCCGTATCGCAAGACCGATCTGGCAAAGGCCAAGCAGTTGCTCGCCGAGTCCGGCTACAAAGGCGAGAAGGTCGTGCTGCTGGTGCCGACCGACGTCACTTACCTGAACGCCGAAGCCTTGATGGCCGCGCAGACGATGCGCAACATGGGCATGAATGTCGACATGCAGAACATGGACTGGGCCTCCATCGGCGCGCGCCGCGCCAAGAAAGATGCACCCGACGCCGGCGGCTGGAACATGTACGTGACGGTGGCCGGAGAGTTCGACGTCAACTCGCCCATTACCAACGCGTATCTGGGCGCGGCCTGCGGCAACTCGCTGCCCGGCTGGCCGTGCGACAAGGAGCTCGATGAACTGCGCACCGCGTGGATCAGGGAAACCGTGCCGGCCAAGCGCAAGGAGCTGCTCGACGCCTTCCAGAAGCGCGCCTACGAGACCATTCCCTATGTGAACGCGGGCCAGTATTCGGCCGCCTTTGCGGCACGCTCCAACATCAAGGGCATCGACAAGTTGTGGTCGGGCATGCCGGCGTTCTGGGTGCTCGACAAGTAA
- a CDS encoding ABC transporter permease has translation MSTVLPPVVPDSFAAADVPFVLPRWHWARKHPTLIIGALLLIAIAALSIAAPWIANFDPQDIDPLARMQPPSAEHYFGTDALGRDVFSRAVWGGRVSMIVGLWVGVLATVLGVLLGLLAGFVPWADTVVMRVMDGLMAIPGILLAIALMAVTRASLTTVIVAITIPEIPRVVRLVRSLSLTLREQLYVEAAHAVGTRLPVILARHVLPNMVAPLIVQATFVAAAAVLTEAALSFLGVGIPAQTPSWGNMMAEGRNFVAVAFHIILYPGILLAITVLAINLLGDGLRDALDPRLARQL, from the coding sequence ATGTCTACCGTTCTGCCTCCTGTCGTGCCCGATTCTTTCGCTGCAGCAGACGTCCCCTTCGTGCTGCCGCGTTGGCACTGGGCGCGCAAGCACCCGACGCTGATCATCGGTGCACTGCTGCTGATCGCGATCGCGGCGCTGTCGATCGCGGCACCGTGGATCGCCAACTTCGATCCGCAGGACATCGACCCGCTGGCACGCATGCAGCCGCCTTCCGCCGAACATTATTTCGGTACGGATGCGCTGGGGCGCGACGTTTTCAGCCGCGCGGTGTGGGGCGGCCGCGTATCGATGATCGTCGGCCTGTGGGTGGGCGTACTGGCCACGGTGCTGGGCGTACTGCTCGGGCTCTTGGCCGGCTTCGTGCCGTGGGCCGACACGGTGGTGATGCGCGTCATGGACGGACTGATGGCGATCCCCGGCATCCTGCTGGCGATCGCGCTGATGGCGGTGACGCGCGCCAGCCTGACGACCGTGATCGTCGCGATCACCATCCCCGAAATCCCGCGCGTGGTACGCCTCGTGCGCTCGCTGTCGCTGACGTTGCGCGAACAGCTCTATGTCGAAGCGGCGCATGCCGTCGGCACCCGGCTGCCGGTGATCCTGGCGCGCCACGTGCTGCCCAACATGGTTGCGCCGCTGATCGTGCAGGCGACCTTCGTGGCAGCGGCCGCGGTGCTGACCGAGGCCGCGCTGTCGTTCCTCGGTGTCGGCATCCCGGCGCAGACGCCGAGTTGGGGAAACATGATGGCCGAGGGGCGCAACTTCGTCGCGGTGGCGTTCCACATCATCCTGTACCCCGGCATCCTGCTGGCCATCACGGTGCTGGCAATCAACCTGCTGGGCGATGGCTTGCGCGATGCGCTCGACCCGCGCCTGGCACGCCAGCTATGA